A single Comamonas sp. NLF-1-9 DNA region contains:
- a CDS encoding MFS transporter: MNRHLLLLALCQGLFLVNNVTFIAINGLVGLQLAPQGWMATLPVMGYVVGGALAAPLVARSQARYGRALSFQIGLAVALGSALLAAYAAQTRSFSLLMLATVVAGYYNANGQLYRFAAVELTRPDWQEKAVSLVLAGGLLGAVVGPNLAAWTRTLLPTPFVAAYLTLALVALLAMALMALIRFPPAPVRTRHAPQGRAVGEIMRQPVFIVATLGAAIGYGVMNLLMAATPLAMQVMGFEFGATALVLQWHVIGMYAPGFFTGHLIRRFGVLQVMGAGVLLNLLCVAVALSGVALHHFLASLVLLGVGWNFLFTGATTLALQAYRPEEKDRAQAAINFCVFATMAVTSFASGALVTTQGWNWLNYGSVPALVLMALALGWLKLRRRAAPGRA; the protein is encoded by the coding sequence ATGAACCGGCACCTGCTGCTGCTGGCCCTGTGCCAGGGCCTGTTCCTGGTGAACAACGTCACCTTCATTGCGATCAACGGGCTGGTGGGGCTGCAGCTTGCGCCCCAGGGCTGGATGGCGACGCTGCCGGTCATGGGCTATGTAGTGGGCGGGGCGCTGGCCGCGCCGCTGGTGGCGCGCTCGCAGGCGCGCTATGGACGCGCGCTGTCGTTTCAGATCGGATTGGCGGTGGCGCTGGGCTCGGCGCTGCTGGCCGCCTACGCGGCGCAGACGCGCAGCTTTTCGCTGCTGATGCTGGCCACCGTGGTGGCGGGCTACTACAACGCCAACGGCCAGCTTTACCGCTTTGCCGCCGTCGAGCTGACCCGGCCCGACTGGCAGGAAAAGGCGGTGTCGCTGGTGCTCGCCGGCGGACTGCTGGGCGCGGTAGTCGGCCCCAACCTGGCCGCCTGGACGCGCACCCTGCTGCCCACGCCCTTCGTCGCCGCCTACCTCACGCTGGCGCTGGTCGCGCTGCTGGCCATGGCGCTCATGGCGCTGATCCGCTTCCCGCCCGCGCCGGTGCGCACCCGTCACGCGCCGCAAGGCCGCGCCGTGGGCGAGATCATGCGTCAGCCGGTGTTCATCGTGGCCACGCTGGGCGCGGCCATAGGCTACGGCGTGATGAACCTCTTGATGGCCGCCACGCCCCTGGCCATGCAGGTGATGGGCTTCGAGTTCGGCGCCACCGCCCTGGTGCTGCAATGGCATGTGATCGGCATGTATGCGCCGGGCTTCTTTACCGGGCACCTGATCCGCCGTTTTGGCGTGCTCCAGGTCATGGGCGCGGGCGTGCTGCTGAACCTGCTGTGCGTGGCGGTGGCGCTGTCGGGCGTGGCGCTGCACCACTTCCTGGCATCGCTGGTGCTGCTGGGCGTGGGCTGGAACTTCCTGTTCACCGGCGCCACGACGCTGGCGCTGCAGGCCTACCGCCCCGAAGAAAAAGACCGGGCGCAGGCGGCGATCAACTTTTGCGTGTTTGCCACCATGGCGGTGACCTCGTTTGCCTCGGGCGCACTGGTGACCACGCAAGGCTGGAACTGGCTCAACTATGGCTCGGTGCCAGCGCTGGTCTTGATGGCCCTGGCCTTGGGCTGGCTCAAGCTGCGCCGCCGGGCCGCACCCGGCCGCGCTTGA
- a CDS encoding DMT family transporter yields MPAARKLHLDSLAVGLLLACCLYWGFQQTLSKATLVEVAPIYQAFWRFALGTLALLLWCRLRGISLAGPAQPRGVSRAGVQAGLLFAGEFVFLFLAFKYTTASRATLFLYCSPFWVALVLPWFVRSEGLNRLQWAGLVCAFFGVLLALGDGWRSDDAAHADAWIGDLLAVVAGLLWGLTTCMLRASPLQHARPEKQLLWQMGVTTLVLPPVSWLLGEHWQIDFSAFAWFSLLVQGLIGAFVSYLVWMWMLTRYPATRMSVFIFLTPVFTLLIGATWLGEPVTPTLLGALTLVAAGIVLVNRRGALAAPGQAEGAA; encoded by the coding sequence ATGCCCGCCGCCCGCAAGCTCCATCTCGATTCCCTGGCCGTCGGCCTGCTGCTCGCCTGCTGCCTGTATTGGGGCTTTCAGCAGACGCTGTCCAAGGCCACGCTGGTCGAGGTGGCGCCCATCTACCAGGCCTTCTGGCGCTTTGCGCTGGGCACGCTGGCGCTGCTGCTGTGGTGCCGGCTGCGCGGTATCTCGCTCGCCGGGCCGGCGCAGCCGCGCGGGGTGTCGCGCGCCGGAGTGCAGGCGGGGCTGCTGTTTGCCGGCGAGTTCGTCTTCCTGTTCCTGGCTTTCAAGTACACCACGGCCTCGCGCGCCACGCTGTTCCTGTACTGCTCGCCCTTCTGGGTGGCGCTGGTGCTGCCCTGGTTCGTGCGCAGCGAGGGTCTGAACCGCCTGCAATGGGCAGGCCTGGTGTGCGCCTTCTTTGGGGTGCTGCTGGCGCTGGGCGACGGCTGGCGCAGCGACGACGCGGCCCACGCCGATGCCTGGATCGGCGATCTGCTGGCGGTGGTCGCCGGCCTGCTCTGGGGCCTGACCACCTGCATGCTGCGCGCCTCGCCGCTGCAGCACGCGCGGCCGGAAAAGCAGTTGCTGTGGCAGATGGGCGTGACCACGCTGGTGCTGCCGCCCGTCTCCTGGCTGCTGGGCGAGCACTGGCAGATCGACTTCAGCGCCTTTGCCTGGTTCTCGCTGCTGGTGCAAGGGTTGATCGGCGCCTTCGTGAGCTATCTGGTCTGGATGTGGATGCTCACGCGCTACCCGGCCACGCGCATGTCGGTATTCATCTTTCTCACGCCGGTGTTCACGCTGCTGATCGGTGCCACCTGGCTGGGCGAGCCGGTCACGCCCACGCTTTTGGGCGCGCTCACGCTGGTGGCCGCCGGCATCGTGCTGGTGAACCGGCGCGGCGCGCTGGCCGCGCCCGGGCAGGCCGAGGGCGCGGCATGA